Proteins from a genomic interval of Niabella soli DSM 19437:
- a CDS encoding beta-N-acetylhexosaminidase has translation MRIAVLFLLFCFTTRSVSAQEIDIIPKPQTLVQKSGTFTLTRATPIVAATQGERNIAALFNGYLKSFYGFTLPIVSKGSKGIILNTKTASNEGYNLEANNNGVKINGNSEAGTFYGVQTLIQLLPTRKATTLAIPSVSITDAPVVSYRGMMLDVGRHFFPVEYVKKYIDFLALHKINYFHWHLTEDQGWRIEIKKYPRLTSVGAWRDGTIIGRFPGTGNTYQRYGGFYTQAQVKEIVAYAAKRYITVIPEIEMPGHGSAAIAAYPELSCFPDKPTYDYFVKAGNKADYWAGSKTGKHVMQSWGVYDDIFCAGKEHTFKFLQDVLDEVLPLFPSKFVHIGGDEAPKNNWHTCPLCQKRMKENHLKDEHELQSYFIQRIEKYINAKGKVILGWDEILEGGLAPNAWVMSWRGEKGGIEAAKQHHNVIMSPTTYAYLDYQQAPKEDSVTISNNKGYLSIEKVYSWHLFPDALTSDEARYIKGGQANLWTEYITNPRKVEYMLFPRAAAVCETLWTPQSQKNYDDFSRRLATQKKRYDLWNINYYGKQSK, from the coding sequence ATGCGTATTGCTGTTTTATTCTTACTTTTTTGTTTTACAACCCGAAGTGTTTCCGCACAGGAAATAGACATTATCCCCAAACCCCAGACCCTGGTACAAAAAAGCGGCACCTTTACCTTAACGCGTGCTACGCCTATTGTTGCTGCTACCCAGGGCGAGAGAAACATTGCTGCACTTTTTAACGGTTACCTCAAAAGCTTCTATGGCTTCACTTTACCAATCGTTTCAAAAGGAAGTAAAGGAATTATTCTTAATACAAAGACTGCTTCCAATGAAGGGTACAACCTTGAAGCAAACAATAATGGCGTTAAAATTAATGGAAATTCTGAAGCCGGCACTTTTTATGGCGTGCAAACTTTAATCCAATTATTACCAACCCGGAAAGCAACAACCCTTGCCATCCCGTCTGTTTCCATAACAGATGCGCCGGTGGTATCTTACAGGGGGATGATGCTGGACGTGGGGCGTCATTTTTTCCCGGTTGAATATGTAAAAAAATATATCGATTTTCTGGCACTGCATAAAATAAACTACTTCCACTGGCATCTTACCGAAGACCAGGGCTGGCGGATTGAAATAAAAAAATATCCCCGGTTAACATCTGTTGGCGCCTGGCGCGACGGGACCATTATCGGCCGCTTCCCGGGTACCGGTAATACTTATCAGCGTTACGGAGGTTTTTATACCCAGGCCCAGGTAAAGGAAATTGTGGCCTATGCTGCTAAAAGATACATTACGGTTATACCCGAAATTGAAATGCCCGGTCATGGGAGCGCCGCCATTGCAGCTTATCCTGAATTAAGCTGTTTTCCTGACAAACCGACGTATGATTATTTTGTAAAAGCCGGTAATAAGGCGGACTACTGGGCCGGCAGCAAAACAGGCAAGCACGTAATGCAAAGCTGGGGCGTATATGACGACATTTTCTGCGCCGGCAAAGAACATACCTTTAAATTCTTACAGGATGTGTTAGACGAAGTGCTCCCCCTCTTCCCTTCTAAATTTGTACACATAGGCGGCGATGAGGCCCCTAAGAACAACTGGCATACCTGCCCGCTGTGCCAAAAGAGAATGAAAGAAAACCATCTGAAAGACGAACATGAGCTGCAGAGCTATTTTATACAGCGCATAGAAAAATACATTAACGCTAAAGGCAAAGTTATACTGGGCTGGGATGAAATACTGGAAGGCGGCCTGGCACCCAATGCCTGGGTGATGAGCTGGCGGGGTGAAAAGGGCGGAATAGAAGCCGCTAAACAGCACCACAATGTAATTATGTCTCCTACCACATACGCCTACCTCGATTATCAGCAGGCGCCAAAAGAAGATTCCGTAACCATCTCGAACAACAAAGGCTATCTGTCTATTGAGAAGGTATATAGCTGGCACCTCTTCCCTGATGCCCTGACCAGCGATGAAGCCCGATATATAAAAGGCGGCCAGGCCAACCTGTGGACGGAATATATCACCAACCCCAGAAAAGTTGAATATATGCTGTTTCCGCGCGCGGCCGCTGTATGCGAAACATTGTGGACGCCGCAGTCTCAGAAGAATTATGACGACTTTAGCCGGCGGTTAGCCACACAGAAAAAACGATACGATCTCTGGAACATTAACTATTACGGCAAGCAATCAAAATAA
- a CDS encoding nuclear transport factor 2 family protein, with the protein MNNIEVITAFFSAFKKLDYERMNEYYTDDILFSDPLSGLLQGQQVRDRLKMICRAVKDFHLTIIKTEVIDQEYVTCQWRADYYSIRLRKQITFPIKTFMKIVDGQITEQSEGYNLTQWIGKAYGVKGRLFGWTNFMKRKVQKEYQRELERFAGSKGLFPPDKRRRHISDSFDQ; encoded by the coding sequence ATGAATAATATTGAAGTTATAACGGCATTTTTTTCGGCCTTTAAAAAGTTGGATTACGAACGGATGAACGAATATTACACCGATGATATTCTCTTTTCTGATCCGTTATCTGGATTGCTGCAGGGGCAGCAGGTAAGGGATCGCTTGAAGATGATTTGCAGGGCGGTTAAGGATTTTCATCTTACCATTATTAAAACAGAAGTGATAGATCAGGAATATGTAACCTGCCAGTGGCGGGCAGATTATTATTCCATCCGGTTAAGAAAACAAATCACTTTTCCTATAAAAACTTTTATGAAGATTGTGGACGGGCAAATAACCGAACAGAGCGAAGGATATAATCTTACGCAGTGGATTGGTAAAGCCTATGGTGTTAAAGGGCGGTTGTTTGGTTGGACGAACTTTATGAAAAGAAAAGTGCAAAAAGAATATCAGCGGGAGCTGGAACGTTTTGCCGGATCGAAGGGCCTGTTTCCACCGGATAAAAGACGCCGCCATATTTCTGATTCGTTTGACCAGTAA
- a CDS encoding isoaspartyl peptidase/L-asparaginase family protein: MVSRKRFLQLGMLGGVSSFFLKNAAGQSLNQKKPIVISTWDAGLAANKGAWEVLSKGGTALDAVENGVKITEASQNCCVGLGANPDRDGYVTLDASIMDHQFNCGAVGALERIKHPISVARRVMEKTPHVMLVGVGAQQFAVEEGFPLEPETLSEDARKAYQRWLKNSKYEPAINRENKGHGPAAPLRFDNGEWNHDTIGMLAMDINGNLSGSCTTSGMGFKMRGRLGDSPIIGAGLFVDNEVGACVATGQGEDVIRVAGSHSVVEMMRQGFAPAMACKKVIERIVKIKKADAKKIQVAFIALDRNGVAGAYSIHPGFNYAIKTGSREQLLNPGSYFSV; the protein is encoded by the coding sequence ATGGTCAGCAGAAAACGGTTTCTCCAATTGGGGATGTTGGGCGGGGTATCTTCCTTTTTTTTAAAGAATGCAGCCGGGCAATCACTCAATCAGAAAAAGCCGATTGTAATATCTACCTGGGATGCGGGGTTGGCAGCAAACAAAGGCGCCTGGGAGGTGCTGTCCAAAGGAGGAACCGCGCTGGATGCCGTTGAAAATGGAGTGAAAATTACGGAAGCTTCGCAAAATTGCTGTGTAGGCTTAGGAGCCAATCCGGATCGGGATGGCTATGTAACCCTTGATGCCAGTATTATGGATCACCAGTTCAATTGCGGCGCAGTGGGCGCTTTGGAGCGTATTAAGCACCCGATCTCCGTTGCCCGGAGGGTAATGGAAAAAACACCCCACGTTATGTTGGTGGGTGTAGGGGCACAGCAGTTCGCTGTTGAAGAAGGGTTCCCGCTGGAGCCCGAAACACTTTCGGAAGATGCGCGCAAGGCTTACCAGCGATGGCTGAAAAATTCGAAGTATGAACCGGCCATTAACCGCGAAAATAAAGGTCATGGTCCGGCCGCGCCGCTGCGGTTTGACAATGGTGAATGGAATCATGATACGATCGGGATGCTGGCAATGGATATAAACGGAAATTTAAGCGGCAGTTGTACTACCAGTGGAATGGGATTTAAGATGCGCGGCCGGTTGGGTGACTCGCCGATCATTGGCGCGGGGCTTTTTGTAGATAATGAAGTGGGCGCCTGCGTGGCCACCGGGCAGGGTGAAGACGTGATCCGGGTGGCAGGTTCACACAGCGTGGTAGAAATGATGCGGCAGGGATTTGCTCCTGCTATGGCCTGTAAAAAAGTAATTGAGCGTATTGTGAAAATTAAGAAGGCGGATGCCAAAAAGATCCAGGTGGCTTTTATTGCATTAGACCGGAACGGGGTAGCCGGCGCTTATTCGATACATCCGGGTTTTAATTACGCAATAAAAACCGGCAGCCGGGAGCAGCTTTTGAACCCGGGGAGCTATTTTTCAGTTTAA
- a CDS encoding copper homeostasis protein CutC, with amino-acid sequence MEYNDFIVEIATTDFESVKAAVAGGADRIELCANLGEGGTTQSYGVIQKVREHFDVPIYPIIRVRGGDFLYTEAEFDCMLADAINCKNLDCDGVVTGFLKANGTIDTERTARVVEAVYPLGVTFHRAFDRCREPLEALEQIIKTGCERILTSGQQATAMEGSQLIRQLRQQADGRIRIMPGSGVRANNVKQLVEITGCHEFHSSLREMIPSKMHYTVPAFENDRETVQHSGINPAAVAAFKKALHY; translated from the coding sequence ATGGAGTATAATGATTTTATTGTTGAGATAGCGACTACAGATTTTGAGTCTGTAAAAGCTGCTGTGGCCGGCGGGGCCGACCGGATAGAGCTTTGCGCCAACCTGGGAGAGGGTGGCACTACGCAGTCCTACGGTGTGATCCAAAAAGTGCGGGAGCATTTTGATGTTCCGATATACCCCATCATCCGTGTAAGGGGGGGCGATTTTTTATATACCGAAGCCGAATTCGACTGTATGCTGGCTGATGCTATTAATTGCAAGAACCTGGATTGCGATGGGGTCGTGACAGGTTTTTTAAAGGCCAACGGAACGATCGATACGGAGCGTACCGCCCGGGTCGTGGAGGCCGTATATCCGTTAGGCGTTACTTTTCACCGGGCTTTCGACCGGTGCAGGGAGCCGCTGGAAGCATTGGAACAGATCATTAAAACCGGTTGCGAACGTATATTGACCAGCGGACAGCAGGCTACGGCTATGGAAGGAAGCCAACTGATCCGGCAATTGCGGCAGCAGGCGGATGGCCGTATCCGTATTATGCCCGGAAGCGGCGTACGCGCCAATAATGTAAAACAGTTGGTGGAAATAACGGGCTGTCATGAATTTCATAGCTCCCTGCGGGAAATGATTCCTTCGAAGATGCACTATACAGTCCCGGCCTTTGAAAACGATAGGGAAACGGTTCAACATTCAGGGATCAATCCCGCGGCAGTGGCAGCATTCAAAAAGGCACTGCATTATTGA
- a CDS encoding DMT family protein — MFYRTVLLLVCSNVFMTLAWYHHLKNENWPLWKAIILSWLIAFFEYSLAVPANRLGQQTGANLFQLKITQEVITLGVFTIYAVAFANNAFHWKYLVSFALLLGAVYFVFADIK; from the coding sequence ATGTTTTACAGAACCGTATTGTTATTAGTTTGCTCTAATGTTTTTATGACGTTGGCCTGGTATCATCATTTAAAAAATGAAAACTGGCCCCTATGGAAGGCAATTATATTGAGCTGGCTGATCGCTTTTTTTGAATACAGCCTTGCTGTGCCGGCAAACCGCCTGGGGCAACAAACAGGAGCCAACCTGTTCCAGCTAAAAATTACGCAGGAAGTGATAACGCTGGGTGTCTTTACTATTTATGCCGTTGCATTTGCGAATAATGCCTTTCACTGGAAATACCTGGTCAGTTTTGCACTGTTGCTGGGCGCGGTTTATTTTGTTTTTGCTGATATTAAGTAA
- a CDS encoding beta-propeller fold lactonase family protein, translating into MRISKNLVAAALFLSAGTVALAQEHQFKLVKQFPVATDGGWDYLAVHGNDLYISHGTHVNVINKTTGAPVTVIENTPGVHGIAFVDGVHKGYITNGKGNNVTVFDLDNNKTVGQIATGENPDAVMFDPFSKRIIVCNGRSKSLSVIDPGADKVVNTIPLSGKPETAVSDHSGKIFVNIEDKSSIAVVDIHKNAVIAEWPIAPGEEPSGLAIDRSTKRLFAGCDGKLVVVNAENGKVVQAVPIDDGSDGIAFDPQSRLIFSSNGTGTLSIIKEVAADNYKVAQVLPTVKYARTLTIDEASKTIYESVAEMGAPTGENKRGTVKAGSFKILVIK; encoded by the coding sequence ATGCGCATTTCAAAAAACCTGGTGGCTGCGGCACTGTTTCTTAGTGCCGGCACTGTTGCCCTTGCTCAAGAGCACCAGTTTAAATTGGTAAAACAATTTCCGGTTGCAACAGACGGCGGCTGGGATTACCTGGCGGTGCATGGCAATGACCTGTATATTTCACATGGTACTCATGTTAATGTCATCAACAAAACAACCGGCGCTCCCGTAACGGTAATTGAAAATACGCCCGGGGTACATGGCATTGCCTTTGTGGATGGAGTGCATAAAGGCTATATCACCAATGGCAAAGGAAACAATGTTACGGTCTTTGATCTGGACAATAATAAAACGGTGGGGCAGATAGCAACCGGTGAGAACCCCGACGCCGTTATGTTTGATCCCTTCTCTAAGAGAATAATCGTATGTAACGGACGTAGCAAAAGTTTATCGGTTATTGATCCGGGGGCAGACAAAGTTGTCAATACAATTCCCTTATCCGGAAAACCGGAAACGGCTGTAAGCGATCATTCCGGAAAGATCTTTGTAAATATTGAAGACAAAAGCAGCATTGCAGTAGTGGATATCCATAAAAATGCCGTTATAGCCGAATGGCCGATCGCTCCGGGAGAGGAGCCTTCAGGATTGGCTATTGACCGCAGCACAAAAAGGCTCTTTGCCGGCTGCGACGGTAAATTGGTGGTGGTGAATGCGGAAAACGGTAAAGTGGTGCAGGCCGTACCGATTGACGACGGCTCAGACGGTATTGCATTTGATCCCCAATCGCGGCTGATATTTTCTTCGAACGGAACGGGCACCTTAAGCATCATTAAAGAAGTTGCTGCGGACAATTACAAAGTAGCGCAGGTATTACCTACTGTAAAATATGCACGTACCCTTACCATTGATGAGGCCAGTAAAACGATTTATGAATCTGTTGCGGAAATGGGCGCGCCCACTGGTGAGAATAAACGCGGCACTGTAAAAGCAGGAAGCTTTAAAATTCTTGTAATAAAATAG
- a CDS encoding sodium/sugar symporter, with the protein MHQLHPLDYIVFFIYFIAVSAYGYYVYRRKKSETTDSKDFFLAEGSLTWWAIGASLIASNISAEHFIGMSGSGFALGLAISSYEWMAAATLLIVAVFLIPVYLKNRIFTMPQFLSVRYNDKVSTIMAVFWLLVYVFVNLTSIIYLGALAISSISSLSFEACIIGLCVFSVIVTLGGMKVIGYTDVVQVLVLIIGGLITAYLALSLLADKFGFDGNIWKALGILRKEAPEHFHMIFKKGDPYYYELPGMSVLIGGMLINNLAYWGCNQYIVQRALGADLKTARKGILFAAFLKLLIPLIAVLPGITMFVLHKNGLFQQEMTDASGTLKPDHAYPTLMNLLPQGLKGVAFAALTAAIVASLAGKANSISTIFSLDIYKKFFNKEASEKKLVRTGRWAVIIAMLLAAIVTPALKSLDQAYQFIQEYVGFFSPGVLAIFLLGMFWKRTTSAAALAGAVLTVPVSTVLKFLPKWTSGAFPDYPFLDRMTITFFVVAGVMIFISLLTPASKTDSPIIVEKQDFRVAPGFLMGSIVICGILAALYTVFW; encoded by the coding sequence GTGCATCAACTCCACCCACTCGACTATATTGTTTTCTTTATCTATTTCATAGCTGTATCCGCCTACGGGTATTATGTGTATCGCCGGAAAAAATCTGAAACCACCGATTCAAAAGATTTCTTTCTTGCCGAAGGGTCGCTGACCTGGTGGGCCATCGGCGCCTCCTTAATTGCGTCCAACATCTCCGCCGAACATTTTATCGGCATGAGCGGATCGGGCTTTGCACTAGGGCTGGCCATCTCCTCCTACGAATGGATGGCCGCGGCCACCTTGCTGATCGTGGCGGTGTTTCTGATACCGGTGTACCTGAAGAACAGGATCTTCACCATGCCGCAGTTCTTATCGGTACGTTACAACGATAAAGTAAGCACCATAATGGCCGTCTTCTGGTTATTGGTGTATGTTTTCGTAAACCTTACTTCGATTATTTACCTCGGCGCCCTTGCTATTTCTTCTATCAGCAGCTTAAGTTTTGAAGCCTGTATCATTGGGCTTTGCGTGTTTTCTGTAATTGTTACCCTGGGCGGAATGAAAGTAATTGGTTACACCGATGTCGTGCAGGTGCTGGTATTAATTATCGGTGGGTTGATTACAGCCTATCTTGCTTTGTCATTACTGGCCGATAAATTCGGGTTTGACGGTAATATCTGGAAAGCCCTTGGCATATTAAGAAAAGAAGCGCCCGAACATTTTCACATGATCTTTAAAAAAGGAGATCCTTATTATTACGAATTGCCCGGCATGTCGGTATTGATCGGCGGCATGCTCATCAACAACCTGGCGTATTGGGGATGCAACCAGTATATTGTACAACGGGCGCTGGGCGCCGATTTAAAGACCGCGCGCAAAGGTATCCTGTTTGCTGCTTTCTTAAAACTGCTCATCCCGCTTATTGCAGTACTGCCCGGGATAACCATGTTTGTATTGCACAAGAACGGATTATTTCAGCAGGAAATGACAGATGCATCGGGTACCCTGAAACCAGACCACGCCTATCCTACCCTGATGAACCTGCTGCCGCAGGGATTAAAAGGCGTTGCCTTTGCGGCGCTTACCGCTGCTATTGTGGCCTCGCTTGCAGGGAAAGCCAATAGCATTTCCACCATCTTTTCGCTGGATATTTACAAAAAGTTTTTTAATAAAGAAGCCTCCGAAAAAAAGCTGGTACGCACCGGTCGCTGGGCGGTGATCATTGCCATGCTCCTGGCAGCAATCGTAACGCCGGCATTAAAATCGCTGGACCAGGCCTATCAGTTCATCCAGGAATATGTGGGCTTTTTTTCACCGGGCGTGCTGGCCATTTTTTTACTGGGCATGTTCTGGAAACGGACCACGTCCGCTGCTGCATTGGCCGGGGCGGTACTTACTGTTCCGGTTTCAACGGTATTAAAATTCCTCCCCAAATGGACCAGCGGGGCTTTTCCGGATTACCCGTTCCTGGACCGGATGACCATTACTTTTTTTGTAGTGGCAGGGGTGATGATCTTTATCAGCCTTTTAACTCCGGCCTCCAAAACGGATTCGCCAATCATTGTTGAAAAACAGGATTTCCGCGTAGCGCCCGGCTTCCTGATGGGATCGATTGTTATTTGCGGTATCCTGGCGGCATTATATACGGTTTTCTGGTAA
- a CDS encoding inositol oxygenase family protein — protein MSTNNVNNAPLASLDEWEDDLLKRYPDPETIATSKSTEEYRNYEDPRRDTVKEFYRLNHTYQTSDFVAGKRKDFLKFDRKEMTVWDAFAFLNELVDDSDPDTDLDQFQHLLQTSEAIRRDGHPDWMVLTGLMHDMGKVLCLFGEPQWAVVGDTFPVGCAYSDKIVYPEFFKNNPDHDNPEYNTKLGVYECGCGLRNVNMSWGHDEYIYQILKDYLPEEGLYMLRYHSFYAWHREGAYQYLTDDHDKKMLKWVQLFNPYDLYSKNPEPPDWNKLQPYYEKLVNKYLPKTLKF, from the coding sequence ATGAGCACAAACAACGTAAACAACGCCCCCCTGGCCAGCCTCGATGAATGGGAGGACGATCTTTTGAAAAGATACCCTGATCCGGAGACTATTGCTACCTCCAAATCAACAGAGGAATACCGGAATTATGAAGATCCCCGGCGGGATACGGTAAAGGAATTTTACCGGTTGAACCATACGTATCAAACCAGCGATTTTGTTGCCGGTAAAAGAAAAGATTTTTTAAAATTTGACCGCAAAGAAATGACGGTTTGGGATGCCTTTGCTTTCCTGAACGAGCTGGTGGACGACTCGGACCCTGATACCGACCTGGACCAGTTTCAGCACCTGCTGCAAACTTCAGAAGCGATTCGCCGCGACGGTCACCCCGATTGGATGGTGCTCACCGGCCTGATGCATGATATGGGGAAAGTTCTGTGTCTTTTTGGCGAACCGCAGTGGGCTGTTGTGGGCGATACCTTCCCGGTGGGATGCGCCTATTCCGACAAGATCGTGTACCCGGAATTCTTTAAAAACAATCCTGATCATGACAACCCTGAATATAATACCAAACTGGGCGTATATGAATGCGGCTGCGGGTTGCGTAATGTAAACATGTCCTGGGGGCACGATGAATATATTTACCAGATCCTGAAGGATTATCTTCCTGAAGAAGGACTGTATATGCTGCGTTACCATTCTTTTTATGCCTGGCACCGCGAAGGGGCTTATCAGTATCTTACGGATGACCATGATAAGAAAATGCTGAAATGGGTACAGCTATTCAATCCCTATGACCTGTATTCCAAAAACCCGGAACCACCGGACTGGAATAAACTACAGCCCTATTATGAAAAGCTGGTAAACAAATACCTTCCCAAAACGCTTAAGTTTTAG
- the lepA gene encoding translation elongation factor 4 yields MKHIRNFCIIAHIDHGKSTLADRLLQTTNTISDREMMDQVLDDMDLEREKGITIKSHAIQINYKARNGEQFVLNLIDTPGHVDFSYEVSRALAACEGALLLVDATQGIQAQTISNLYLAIDNDLEIIPVINKIDMDGAMIDEVKDQIIDLIGCKPEDILLASGRTGLGVDEVLEAIVEKIPPPKGDPQAPLQALIFDSVFNSFRGIIVYYRVLNGTLRKGDKVKFVSTNQEYEADEIGVLKLKMTEKNEVGTGDVGYIITGIKNAKEVKVGDTITLASNQKPMMIKGFEEVKPMVFAGIYPVNTDEFEELRDCMEKLQLNDASLTFELETSQALGFGFRCGFLGMLHMEIIQERLEREFNQTVITTVPNVSFIAHTTKGEKIIVNNPTEFPDPVKTERIEEPYIKAQIITKPEYIGNIMTLCLGKRGILINQSYLTTSRVELIFEMPLTEIVFDFYDKLKSQTRGYASFDYHPAGYRDSDIVKMDILLNNDKVDALSALIHRSRAHDFGRKLCEKLKELLPRQQFQIAIQAAIGAKIVARENISAMRKDVTAKCYGGDISRKRKLLEKQKEGKKRMRQIGNVEVPQEAFLAVLKLDE; encoded by the coding sequence ATGAAGCATATACGGAATTTTTGCATTATCGCACATATTGACCACGGCAAGAGCACGCTGGCAGACCGGTTGCTGCAAACAACCAATACGATCAGCGACCGGGAGATGATGGACCAGGTGCTGGATGATATGGACCTGGAACGCGAAAAAGGGATCACTATTAAGAGTCACGCGATCCAGATCAACTATAAGGCCCGGAACGGAGAGCAATTTGTGCTGAACCTGATCGACACGCCGGGGCACGTAGATTTCAGCTATGAAGTAAGCCGCGCGCTGGCTGCCTGCGAAGGCGCGCTGCTGCTTGTGGATGCCACACAGGGTATCCAGGCGCAAACCATCAGCAATCTTTACCTGGCTATTGATAACGATCTGGAGATCATCCCGGTGATCAACAAGATCGATATGGATGGGGCGATGATTGATGAAGTAAAAGATCAGATAATTGACCTCATCGGTTGTAAACCAGAAGATATTTTGCTGGCAAGTGGTCGCACCGGATTAGGGGTTGACGAAGTGCTGGAAGCTATTGTTGAGAAAATTCCGCCCCCCAAGGGAGATCCGCAAGCCCCCTTGCAGGCATTGATCTTCGACAGTGTTTTTAATAGCTTTCGTGGGATTATTGTGTATTACCGGGTCTTAAACGGAACCCTTCGTAAAGGCGACAAAGTAAAATTTGTAAGCACCAACCAGGAATATGAGGCGGATGAAATTGGCGTGCTGAAACTGAAAATGACGGAAAAGAATGAAGTGGGTACCGGCGATGTGGGCTATATTATTACCGGTATAAAAAATGCAAAAGAAGTTAAGGTAGGCGATACTATCACATTGGCATCCAATCAAAAGCCGATGATGATTAAGGGATTTGAAGAGGTAAAACCGATGGTATTTGCGGGGATTTACCCGGTAAATACAGATGAGTTTGAGGAACTACGGGATTGCATGGAAAAACTCCAGTTGAACGATGCTTCCCTGACTTTTGAACTGGAGACCTCGCAGGCGCTGGGTTTTGGTTTCCGCTGCGGTTTCCTGGGGATGCTGCACATGGAAATCATCCAAGAGCGACTGGAACGGGAGTTTAACCAAACGGTTATTACCACGGTCCCCAACGTTAGCTTCATTGCCCATACCACCAAGGGAGAGAAAATAATTGTCAACAACCCTACAGAATTTCCTGACCCTGTAAAAACGGAACGTATTGAAGAGCCTTATATTAAGGCGCAGATCATTACCAAGCCGGAATATATCGGCAATATTATGACGCTCTGCCTGGGGAAACGGGGGATCCTGATCAACCAGAGTTACCTGACCACCTCGCGTGTGGAGCTGATCTTTGAGATGCCACTGACCGAGATCGTGTTTGATTTTTATGATAAGTTAAAATCGCAGACCCGGGGCTATGCTTCGTTTGATTATCATCCTGCCGGTTACCGCGACAGTGATATCGTTAAAATGGATATCCTGCTGAACAACGATAAAGTGGACGCGCTAAGCGCCCTGATCCACCGCAGCCGGGCGCATGATTTCGGAAGAAAACTATGCGAAAAATTAAAAGAATTATTACCGCGCCAGCAGTTCCAGATCGCCATACAGGCGGCCATCGGTGCCAAGATCGTAGCAAGGGAGAATATTTCTGCTATGCGGAAGGATGTAACGGCCAAATGTTATGGAGGGGATATCAGCCGTAAACGCAAACTGCTGGAAAAACAAAAAGAAGGTAAAAAACGCATGCGCCAGATCGGTAACGTGGAAGTGCCGCAGGAGGCGTTCCTGGCGGTGTTGAAGCTGGATGAATAA
- a CDS encoding 2-C-methyl-D-erythritol 4-phosphate cytidylyltransferase gives MKKIAVIVAGGTGTRMGSELPKQFLLLKNRPLLYYTIDTFLKAYDDLELVLVLPDVYTDMGQEIIDAYFDKDRIRITVGGSSRFESVKNGLQLITEDAIIFVHDAVRCLVTTDLIRRCYEQALETGSAIPVVPSNDSVRLLTEDGSDALEREKIVLVQTPQVFHSKILIPAFSIEQKGKFTDEASVVEAFGMKVSLVEGDKNNIKITHPIDLIVAEQLLNQM, from the coding sequence TTGAAAAAGATTGCGGTAATTGTGGCGGGCGGTACGGGAACGCGAATGGGCAGCGAGCTTCCAAAGCAGTTTCTATTGTTAAAGAACCGGCCTTTGCTCTACTATACGATTGATACTTTTTTAAAGGCCTATGACGACCTGGAGCTGGTGTTGGTGTTACCTGATGTTTACACCGATATGGGGCAGGAGATCATCGATGCCTATTTTGATAAAGACCGTATCCGCATTACGGTTGGTGGCAGCAGTCGCTTTGAATCGGTAAAGAACGGGTTGCAACTGATCACGGAAGACGCGATCATCTTTGTGCACGATGCCGTTCGATGTTTGGTTACTACAGATCTGATAAGGCGGTGTTATGAACAGGCATTGGAAACCGGAAGCGCCATTCCCGTGGTGCCCAGCAACGACAGTGTGCGCCTGCTAACCGAAGATGGCAGCGATGCCCTGGAGCGCGAAAAAATAGTACTGGTGCAAACGCCGCAGGTTTTCCACAGTAAAATACTAATTCCTGCCTTTTCTATTGAGCAAAAAGGAAAATTCACCGACGAAGCTTCTGTTGTAGAAGCCTTCGGAATGAAAGTGTCGCTGGTAGAAGGCGATAAAAACAATATCAAAATAACACATCCCATCGATTTAATTGTTGCTGAGCAGTTGTTGAATCAAATGTGA